One Streptosporangium sp. NBC_01495 DNA window includes the following coding sequences:
- a CDS encoding helix-turn-helix domain-containing protein, translating to MSPSPSSSSSAQAARQRLADQLREIREDADLTGRKLAELAGWHGVSKISKIEHAARPISPEDLRTWCRICGVPPGRTEELLAELRAAAGMWVSYQQLNRRGLKGAQESVRERYERVRLMRVYSNRVIPGLLQTEGYTTAALEAVRHEQAVAVNDVTEAVAERMERRRVLHRADARFVFLLEESVLWYRTTRPSVHAEQLRHLLSVMLMPSVLIAIIPRTADRTTTGWGVWPEESFTMTDFAQTNVELVSGYLTITQPEEVAMYVSAWERLFFIGAIGESAKALILQAIEALPS from the coding sequence ATGTCGCCATCGCCTTCGTCCTCTTCCAGCGCTCAAGCCGCACGGCAACGTCTCGCCGATCAACTTCGCGAGATTCGCGAGGACGCGGACCTTACCGGCCGCAAGCTGGCTGAGCTAGCGGGCTGGCATGGGGTTTCCAAGATCTCCAAGATTGAGCATGCCGCACGCCCCATCTCACCCGAAGACCTGCGCACATGGTGCCGGATCTGCGGTGTGCCACCTGGGCGTACGGAGGAACTGCTGGCCGAGCTCCGTGCGGCGGCCGGCATGTGGGTCAGCTACCAGCAGCTCAACCGGCGTGGGCTCAAGGGGGCACAGGAGTCGGTCAGGGAGCGATACGAGCGTGTGCGCTTGATGCGCGTGTACTCGAACAGGGTCATCCCTGGCCTTCTCCAGACGGAGGGATACACGACGGCCGCGCTGGAGGCGGTGCGGCACGAGCAGGCCGTCGCAGTGAACGACGTCACGGAGGCGGTGGCAGAGCGGATGGAACGCCGCCGTGTGCTACATCGGGCTGACGCCCGCTTCGTGTTCCTCCTCGAAGAGAGCGTGCTGTGGTACCGAACCACGAGACCCAGCGTCCACGCCGAGCAACTACGACATCTGTTGTCGGTGATGCTGATGCCGTCGGTACTGATCGCGATCATTCCTCGCACTGCCGACCGCACCACCACCGGGTGGGGCGTGTGGCCCGAGGAATCGTTCACAATGACCGACTTTGCCCAGACGAACGTGGAGTTGGTGTCGGGCTATCTGACGATCACGCAGCCCGAGGAAGTCGCCATGTACGTGTCAGCCTGGGAACGCCTGTTCTTCATAGGCGCTATCGGTGAGTCTGCGAAGGCACTGATTCTTCAAGCGATCGAGGCTTTGCCCTCTTAG
- the hemC gene encoding hydroxymethylbilane synthase: MNPLTEILMSRFASHPLRIGTRTSTMAKIQTGHVAELITQLAPGVPIEIVPTQVSADLWPGDLAEIGGKGAFSKEIDRALTSGRIDIAVHCIKDVPGDVPLAEGTAFGAYLPRDDVRDVVVTRDGVALADLPAGSLIGTSSVRRRAQLSIHRPDLRTERIRGNVDTRLAKLDENESKYAALVLARTSLLRLGLLERHHEILPLEFHSANEGVVSIVPPVGAGVVGIQARGSDAPVMRLLDELNHPATAQHILAERTMLHMLFGHCNSPIAGHASTTADGKMSMFGMVFNRDGSAFVRSHAWGTHDDPATLGARVAADLLHQGARNLITATRK, from the coding sequence GTGAACCCGCTGACCGAGATTCTGATGTCCCGCTTCGCCTCGCACCCGCTGCGGATCGGCACCCGTACCTCCACCATGGCCAAGATCCAAACCGGCCACGTCGCCGAACTGATCACCCAGCTCGCACCCGGCGTACCCATCGAGATCGTGCCCACGCAGGTCAGCGCCGACCTGTGGCCCGGCGACCTCGCCGAAATCGGCGGCAAGGGCGCCTTCAGCAAGGAAATCGACCGCGCGCTGACCAGCGGCCGGATCGACATAGCCGTCCACTGCATAAAGGACGTCCCTGGCGACGTGCCGTTGGCCGAGGGGACGGCGTTTGGCGCCTACCTGCCACGCGATGACGTTCGCGACGTCGTGGTCACCCGCGACGGCGTAGCCCTGGCCGACCTCCCGGCCGGGTCACTGATCGGCACCAGCTCCGTACGACGCCGCGCCCAGCTCAGCATCCACCGGCCCGACCTGCGCACCGAACGCATCCGTGGCAACGTCGACACCCGCCTGGCCAAGCTGGACGAGAACGAAAGCAAGTACGCCGCGCTGGTCCTCGCCCGCACCAGCCTGCTCCGCCTCGGCCTGCTGGAGCGCCACCACGAGATCCTGCCCCTGGAGTTCCACAGCGCCAACGAAGGCGTCGTGTCCATAGTCCCGCCCGTGGGCGCCGGCGTCGTCGGCATCCAGGCCCGCGGCTCCGATGCCCCTGTGATGCGGCTCCTGGACGAACTCAACCACCCCGCGACCGCCCAGCACATCCTCGCCGAGCGAACCATGCTGCACATGCTCTTCGGCCACTGCAACAGCCCCATCGCCGGACACGCCTCCACCACCGCCGACGGAAAGATGTCCATGTTCGGCATGGTGTTCAACCGCGACGGCAGCGCGTTCGTCCGCTCCCACGCCTGGGGCACCCACGATGACCCCGCCACCCTCGGCGCCCGTGTCGCCGCCGACCTGCTCCACCAGGGCGCCCGTAACCTGATCACCGCCACCCGGAAATGA
- a CDS encoding NUDIX hydrolase, which yields MTGPDVRPASTGGPYGWAVTAHLLVLDEAARWLVLRTTRDHTRWQLPGGRARRGESPAAAASREAREETGLTLPAERLITVAWVPAGSPDRQDRIAFVFSTRTLRFQDLTKITLQTDEVDDWQIIPARHATCGLHPLIVERLTEAGLHGPGHYIEQDPASIRERTAMP from the coding sequence ATGACCGGGCCGGATGTACGGCCCGCTTCCACCGGCGGGCCGTACGGCTGGGCGGTCACCGCCCATCTTCTCGTCCTCGACGAGGCGGCCCGCTGGCTCGTCCTGCGGACCACCCGTGATCACACCCGGTGGCAACTTCCCGGGGGGCGTGCCCGCCGTGGCGAGAGCCCGGCCGCAGCCGCCAGCCGAGAAGCCCGTGAGGAAACCGGCCTGACCCTGCCCGCCGAACGTCTCATCACCGTCGCATGGGTTCCAGCCGGCTCCCCCGACCGGCAGGACCGGATCGCCTTCGTCTTCTCCACCCGGACCCTCCGGTTCCAGGACCTGACAAAGATCACCTTGCAGACCGACGAGGTGGATGACTGGCAGATCATCCCCGCGAGGCACGCGACGTGCGGCCTCCACCCGCTCATCGTTGAGCGCCTCACCGAGGCCGGCCTGCACGGGCCAGGCCACTACATCGAACAAGATCCCGCATCGATAAGAGAAAGGACCGCCATGCCGTGA